In Acidobacteriota bacterium, one DNA window encodes the following:
- a CDS encoding cytochrome c3 family protein yields the protein MPQIFNRSTNAIARLSIWGAVFVLAGVAWAASVLNRSAYNTNQGVTIKQPIPFGHEHHVAGLGIDCRYCHTSVEKSASAGIPPTATCMNCHKLVWNDSPMLASVRESYRTGRPLNWAKVYDLPDFVYFDHSIHVNKGIGCVSCHGRVDKMRLTYQHPSLQMEWCLECHRNPEKNLRPKDKIFDLTWKANDQAALGAALKKEYGIRSAYALTNCSTCHR from the coding sequence ATGCCGCAGATCTTCAATCGATCCACGAATGCAATCGCGCGGCTCTCCATCTGGGGAGCGGTGTTCGTCCTTGCCGGCGTCGCCTGGGCCGCGTCGGTCCTGAACCGTTCCGCCTACAACACGAACCAGGGCGTGACGATCAAGCAGCCGATCCCCTTCGGCCACGAGCACCACGTGGCCGGCCTCGGGATCGACTGCCGCTACTGCCACACGTCCGTCGAGAAGAGCGCTTCGGCCGGCATCCCGCCGACCGCGACGTGCATGAACTGCCACAAGCTCGTCTGGAACGACAGCCCGATGCTCGCGTCGGTGCGCGAGAGCTACCGGACGGGCCGGCCGCTGAACTGGGCGAAGGTCTACGACCTCCCGGACTTCGTCTACTTCGACCACTCGATCCACGTGAACAAGGGCATCGGCTGCGTCTCGTGCCACGGCCGCGTGGACAAGATGCGCCTGACGTACCAGCATCCCTCGCTCCAGATGGAGTGGTGTCTCGAATGCCACCGCAACCCGGAGAAGAACCTCCGCCCGAAGGACAAGATTTTCGACCTCACGTGGAAGGCCAACGACCAGGCCGCCCTCGGGGCCGCCCTCAAGAAGGAGTACGGCATCCGCTCCGCCTACGCGCTCACGAACTGCAGCACGTGCCACCGATGA